The Pongo pygmaeus isolate AG05252 chromosome 7, NHGRI_mPonPyg2-v2.0_pri, whole genome shotgun sequence DNA segment AGAATATAGTTTCGTAAATTCTAGCAAAGGAGTAATAACACATATACTTCCCCTTAGGTGCCATTTTCCTCCAGGCCACTAAATAGAATTCTAGAATTTAGGCCCAAAGGAAAAGTGTGATTATTAAGTATACAAGCATAGGGCCATTGCCATATACAATCTGTCGCATTACCTGGCCCAAAACTCATGTAATCAGAAGAATGGGGAACCCTTTAATTTCAGGGATTATTCAATATGATTATATCCCTATGTAAAAAAttgacttgaacattacttttaaaGTTTTGGGTAATTATATCTAATTACTCTACATTGTTAGCTATTTCTCACGTTATTAGGTTTCCCCAGAGGGTAGATTCTAAATAAATGGTACCCATTAGGGAATGGATCTATAACAGAAACAATGAGTTTGAACAGTATGGGATAAGACTTGTATCTGGACCAATTCCACTTGTTAAAAGCTCAAAGTTAGAATGCAGTAGCATTTTCCAATTCAAGTACAAGAAAACTAGATAAATCTTCCttcatttccaaaacaaaacaaatagctgTTATTTCTAGTACATTACAATTAGTATCTCCACTACCAATCTCATTCCCACCACCTCATCTCTCCACCCCTGTGGTTTGTTTTCAGGAAGAAAGTATAGAAGAAGTGAGGGAATTGATCAAGATTTCACAGGAGGCACctgaacagaaaatgaaaacagcGCTCAGTGACTTCATCAGTCAGAGCAGGTACCGGGAGAGACAGCCGGCATAGGCAGAGCTGAGCTTCTGTGGACTCAGCTTTTAATTACCTTGACAAAGTGGTCGATTTCACATGCATTCAAATGGGTGTTTTAGAGTGCTGTATACATCTTAATTTTGTTCAGTAATTTCACTTGTGCTTGTGGACTAACTATTGCTTCTTGACACTGCAACAACTCAAACATAAATCAAAGGTGGGAAAAAGCAAAGGAAGACTTACTACAGAGACTCTGTAGGAAACAAGAAAAATGCTAGTAGTGTTAGTGCACCAGCATGGTGCTGTGCACGTGGTAGACACTCAGCAACTGTTTGACACTCAGATGGTCAGAAGAATAagctattaatatataaaatactattgtAGGGCTGAGGGAAAACATCTCTTCGCTGAAGGCTCACTGAAAATCAACTATTTTCAGTGAAATATACTACTCAGTGAGCCTGAAGAGTATATTTCAATATACTATTGTGGGGCTGAGGGAAaaccttccctcccctctctgaAGGCTCactgaaaatcaactgacaaaaagcagattaataggagaaaaggcatgcaAATGTATTAACGTGCACAGGGGAGAATCACAGAGTGATTACTCAATTACCCAGTGCAGTACAGAAGCTTATATATATCCTTCTTCAGAGGGGACGGGGGAGATGGAGAATGTAGACAGTTCTTTTGAGGGACAGTAAATCACTAGGAAGAATGAATGGACCAGGGAGATGGGAGGCCGACCTTAGGGGAAGGTGAGGGATGAAGCTGCACAGGAACACAggttgtcttatttttttatacAAAGTCCCTCAGGTAATCTCTTGGAGCTGTCCTTAGAAGAATAGATGATAAGTCTTTCTGGGCAGATGATGATTCCAGTCTCTTCTCTGTTGGTTGGTCTTTCCTGGTTATTTGATGAGATCTCTAGGGAGGGAGTCT contains these protein-coding regions:
- the LOC129042414 gene encoding LOW QUALITY PROTEIN: putative uncharacterized protein FER1L6-AS1 (The sequence of the model RefSeq protein was modified relative to this genomic sequence to represent the inferred CDS: deleted 1 base in 1 codon): MDTLPYLHVSLGKCPFPVRGKGEMEGEALLSCLAMNSSGEQEACLDLGSNTPSLEISSNNQERPTNREETGIIICPERLIIYSSKDSSKRLPEGLCIKNKTTCVPVQLHPSPSPKCQEAIVSPQAQVKLLNKIKMYTAL